In Pedobacter sp. WC2423, the following are encoded in one genomic region:
- the atpF gene encoding F0F1 ATP synthase subunit B, whose product MELLVPEIGLVVFQTIAFLLLMFVLAKFAWKPVLAAIKEREHNIDEALNKAELAKQEMVRLAAQNEELMKEARAERDLMLKEAKTLKDSIVNEAKHSAQAEGAKLIEKARIEIENQKKAALAELKDQVSTLSIDIAERVLRNQLADKAKQQDFVADLLKDIELN is encoded by the coding sequence ATGGAATTATTAGTACCGGAAATTGGTTTAGTTGTTTTTCAGACAATAGCATTTCTATTGTTGATGTTTGTTTTGGCCAAGTTTGCATGGAAACCTGTATTAGCGGCTATCAAAGAACGTGAGCATAATATTGATGAGGCTTTAAACAAAGCTGAATTAGCGAAACAGGAAATGGTACGCTTAGCTGCACAGAACGAGGAATTGATGAAAGAAGCCCGTGCAGAAAGAGACCTGATGCTGAAAGAAGCGAAAACGTTAAAAGATTCAATCGTTAATGAAGCGAAACATTCAGCACAGGCTGAAGGCGCTAAATTAATTGAAAAAGCAAGAATTGAAATTGAAAATCAAAAGAAAGCTGCTTTAGCTGAATTGAAAGATCAGGTTTCAACATTATCAATTGATATTGCTGAACGCGTATTGCGCAATCAGTTAGCTGATAAAGCTAAGCAACAGGATTTCGTTGCTGATTTATTGAAAGATATTGAATTGAACTAA
- the atpE gene encoding ATP synthase F0 subunit C yields the protein MTGSIAAIGAGLAAIGAGVGIGKIGSSAMEGIARQPEAASKIQTAMLIAAAFVEAVALFAVVVALIAN from the coding sequence ATTACAGGAAGTATTGCTGCAATTGGTGCTGGTTTAGCTGCTATTGGCGCTGGAGTAGGTATCGGAAAAATCGGTAGTTCAGCTATGGAAGGTATTGCTCGTCAACCAGAAGCAGCCTCTAAAATTCAAACTGCGATGTTAATCGCTGCTGCTTTCGTTGAAGCGGTTGCTCTTTTCGCAGTAGTTGTTGCATTAATTGCCAACTAA
- the atpA gene encoding F0F1 ATP synthase subunit alpha translates to MVEVRPDEVSAIIRQQLSGFKSEAELEEVGTVLQVGDGIARVYGLTKVQSGELVEFETGLQGIVLNLEEDNVGVVLLGPSSTIKEGDTIKRTKKIASIKVGEGMLGRVVNTLGEPIDGKGPIIGQTYEMPIERKAPGVIYRQPVNEPLQTGIKAIDAMIPIGRGQRELVIGDRQTGKSAVCIDTIINQKEFYEAGNPVLCIYVACGQKASTVANVVRTLEENGAMAYTVVVSASAADPAPLQFYAPFSGAAIGEYFRDTGRPALIVYDDLSKQAVAYREVSLLLRRPPGREAYPGDVFYLHSRLLERAAKINSNDEIAQAMNDLPESLKGIVKGGGSLTALPIIETQAGDVSAYIPTNVISITDGQIFLESNLFNAGVRPAINVGISVSRVGGNAQIKSMKKVAGTLKLDQAQYRELEAFSKFGSDLDAATKSVLDKGSRNVEILKQGQFSPMTVEKQVAIIYIGTKNLMRSVPVNKIRAFEAEYLQQLELRHPQTLAALKAGKLDDAITSVLETVAKELAGKY, encoded by the coding sequence ATGGTAGAGGTAAGACCAGACGAAGTATCGGCAATTATCAGGCAACAATTGTCGGGCTTTAAATCAGAAGCCGAACTTGAAGAAGTTGGTACCGTATTACAAGTGGGTGATGGTATTGCCCGTGTTTATGGTTTGACTAAAGTTCAATCAGGTGAGCTAGTTGAATTTGAAACAGGCTTGCAGGGTATTGTTTTGAACCTTGAAGAAGATAATGTTGGTGTGGTTTTATTAGGCCCATCGAGCACGATCAAAGAAGGCGATACAATTAAACGTACTAAAAAAATTGCCTCTATTAAAGTTGGTGAAGGTATGTTAGGCCGTGTAGTGAATACATTAGGTGAACCTATCGACGGTAAGGGACCAATCATTGGTCAGACTTACGAGATGCCAATCGAACGTAAAGCTCCTGGAGTAATCTACCGTCAGCCAGTTAATGAGCCTCTTCAAACAGGTATCAAAGCTATTGACGCCATGATTCCTATTGGCCGTGGTCAGCGTGAGCTGGTTATTGGTGACCGTCAGACAGGTAAGAGTGCTGTTTGTATTGATACCATCATCAATCAAAAAGAATTTTATGAAGCAGGTAACCCTGTTTTATGTATATATGTTGCTTGTGGTCAGAAAGCAAGTACTGTAGCAAACGTTGTACGTACGCTTGAAGAGAATGGTGCAATGGCTTATACAGTTGTTGTTTCTGCTTCAGCTGCTGATCCTGCTCCATTGCAGTTTTATGCTCCGTTTTCTGGTGCAGCAATTGGGGAGTACTTCCGTGATACAGGTCGTCCGGCACTGATCGTTTATGATGATTTATCTAAACAAGCAGTAGCTTACCGTGAGGTATCTTTATTACTTCGTCGTCCACCGGGACGTGAGGCTTATCCTGGAGACGTGTTTTACCTGCACAGTCGTTTATTAGAACGTGCGGCTAAAATCAATTCTAACGATGAGATCGCACAGGCGATGAATGATTTACCTGAATCTCTGAAAGGTATCGTTAAAGGTGGTGGTTCATTAACCGCTTTACCTATTATCGAAACTCAGGCTGGTGACGTTTCTGCTTATATCCCAACTAACGTAATTTCGATTACTGACGGACAGATCTTCTTAGAATCTAACTTGTTTAATGCAGGAGTACGTCCGGCAATTAACGTAGGTATCTCGGTATCACGTGTTGGTGGTAACGCACAAATTAAATCAATGAAAAAGGTAGCTGGTACTTTGAAATTAGACCAGGCTCAATACCGTGAATTAGAGGCTTTCTCTAAATTCGGATCTGATTTAGATGCAGCAACAAAATCTGTACTGGATAAAGGTTCAAGAAACGTTGAGATATTAAAGCAAGGTCAGTTCTCTCCAATGACTGTTGAGAAACAAGTTGCGATCATTTATATTGGTACTAAAAACCTGATGCGTTCAGTTCCTGTAAATAAAATCAGAGCATTTGAAGCTGAATATTTACAACAATTGGAATTACGTCATCCACAAACATTGGCTGCTTTAAAAGCTGGTAAACTGGATGATGCAATTACATCTGTATTGGAAACTGTAGCTAAAGAATTAGCAGGTAAATACTAA
- the atpH gene encoding ATP synthase F1 subunit delta encodes MSENKAASRYAKSLIDLSTEQNALEEMKNDMVLIEQVIDQNSELEAILQNPVIPLDKKYAILEGIFSKSVHAITISYLKLLVSKGRAAILFDTTKAFVRQYNTIKGIVTAEVLSAIALTDANKAEIISVVKREIGANEVIIKEKISDKLIGGFILKVGDKQFDASIAGSLNKLKKELAHGVV; translated from the coding sequence ATGTCAGAAAATAAAGCAGCATCAAGATACGCCAAATCATTAATTGATCTTTCTACAGAGCAAAATGCTTTGGAAGAGATGAAGAATGATATGGTTCTTATTGAGCAGGTTATTGATCAAAACAGTGAGCTAGAGGCTATTCTTCAGAATCCTGTGATTCCTCTGGATAAAAAATATGCTATTTTGGAAGGGATCTTCAGTAAGAGCGTTCACGCTATTACGATTTCTTATCTGAAATTGCTTGTCAGTAAAGGTCGTGCTGCTATTTTATTTGATACTACGAAAGCATTTGTCAGACAATATAACACGATTAAAGGTATTGTAACTGCCGAAGTATTATCAGCTATAGCATTGACTGATGCGAATAAAGCAGAGATTATCAGCGTTGTTAAAAGAGAGATTGGCGCAAATGAAGTTATCATCAAAGAAAAGATCAGCGATAAATTAATCGGTGGTTTCATTCTTAAAGTTGGCGACAAACAATTTGATGCCAGTATTGCTGGTAGTCTAAACAAATTAAAAAAGGAATTGGCCCACGGTGTGGTTTAG